Proteins encoded by one window of Sorex araneus isolate mSorAra2 chromosome 3, mSorAra2.pri, whole genome shotgun sequence:
- the RNASE6 gene encoding ribonuclease K6 isoform X1, giving the protein MQEKMVLDLLRCFPLFFLLLGFWLPVWPLAMPRNLTKAKWFEIQHIQPTPLQCEKAMSIVNNYTHHCKPENTFLHASFQDVAATCNMPNIDCKNGWKNCHQSPNPVSMTHCKLNSGKYPTCRYKDAARYKFFIIACEAPEKKDPSYQLVPVHLDRIV; this is encoded by the coding sequence cttgctGCTGGGATTCTGGCTGCCTGTGTGGCCACTAGCGATGCCTAGGAATCTCACCAAGGCCAAATGGTTTGAAATTCAGCACATTCAACCAACACCCCTTCAATGTGAGAAGGCAATGAGCATTGTCAATAATTATACCCATCATTGTAAGCCTGAAAACACCTTTCTGCATGCCTCCTTCCAGGATGTAGCTGCCACATGTAATATGCCCAACATTGACTGCAAGAATGGCTGGAAAAACTGCCACCAGAGTCCAAATCCTGTTAGCATGACTCATTGCAAGCTCAACTCAGGGAAGTATCCCACCTGCCGCTACAAAGATGCTGCCCGATACAAGTTCTTCATCATCGCCTGTGAAGCCCCTGAGAAGAAAGACCCTTCCTATCAGCTGGTTCCCGTACATTTAGATAGGATTGTTTAG
- the RNASE6 gene encoding ribonuclease K6 isoform X2: MVLDLLRCFPLFFLLLGFWLPVWPLAMPRNLTKAKWFEIQHIQPTPLQCEKAMSIVNNYTHHCKPENTFLHASFQDVAATCNMPNIDCKNGWKNCHQSPNPVSMTHCKLNSGKYPTCRYKDAARYKFFIIACEAPEKKDPSYQLVPVHLDRIV; encoded by the coding sequence cttgctGCTGGGATTCTGGCTGCCTGTGTGGCCACTAGCGATGCCTAGGAATCTCACCAAGGCCAAATGGTTTGAAATTCAGCACATTCAACCAACACCCCTTCAATGTGAGAAGGCAATGAGCATTGTCAATAATTATACCCATCATTGTAAGCCTGAAAACACCTTTCTGCATGCCTCCTTCCAGGATGTAGCTGCCACATGTAATATGCCCAACATTGACTGCAAGAATGGCTGGAAAAACTGCCACCAGAGTCCAAATCCTGTTAGCATGACTCATTGCAAGCTCAACTCAGGGAAGTATCCCACCTGCCGCTACAAAGATGCTGCCCGATACAAGTTCTTCATCATCGCCTGTGAAGCCCCTGAGAAGAAAGACCCTTCCTATCAGCTGGTTCCCGTACATTTAGATAGGATTGTTTAG